A genomic stretch from Larimichthys crocea isolate SSNF chromosome XXII, L_crocea_2.0, whole genome shotgun sequence includes:
- the LOC104935314 gene encoding hepatitis A virus cellular receptor 1: MCQWKREVTSVSRPSTVAPPLFLCLCLYFCLSVCLSVCRKHINMLFLLLHTITLVCFLAAPACVSSATTDTVVGMAGRKVTLPCHSEAVSQTGVEVCWGRGEPSLFSCQKTVIYSAGDKVTYKKSYRYSVSSSSSLSIFNSRPSDSGFYHCRVHLPGLFNDQTSIVHLIIINSRSVNFESSTTETSEISDNRDAENLNAPQTTTGFTRLGMTGSDVTTGEEGTTGPVVALVQSSVQQQQVNSLQSFIGNTVRVSFIIFIPAVMLTAAYRLWRTNQRSDTDRRPNQSDEEEQEDSYV, translated from the exons ATGTGTCAATGGAAAAGAGAAGTAACATCAGTGAGTCGTCCGTCTACTGTagctcctcctctcttcctttgtctttgtctgtatttctgtctgtctgtctgtctgtctgtctgtaggaaGCACATCAACatgctgtttcttcttcttcacaccaTTACCTTGGTCTGCTTCCTCgcag ctCCAGCCTGCGTGTCATCGGCCACCACGGATACAGTGGTGGGCATGGCTGGGAGAAAGGTGACACTGCCGTGTCACTCGGAGGCAGTGAGTCAGACTGGAGTGGAGGTGTGCTGGGGGAGAGGAGAACCTTCACTGTTCTCCTGCCAAAAGACTGTGATCTACTCAGCCGGAGATAAGGTCACATACAAGAAGTCATACAG GTACTCTgtatcctcctcttcctctctgtccatctTCAACTCTCGACCATCAGACTCTGGTTTCTATCACTGCAGAGTTCACCTGCCTGGTCTGTTCAACGACCAAACATCCATTGTtcacctcatcatcatcaact CTCGCTCTGTGAACTTTGAATCTTCTACAACAGAAACCTCTGAGATCTCAGACAACAGGGACGCTGAGAACCTGAATGCACCACAAACTACAACAG GTTTCACCAGACTAGGcatgacaggaagtgatgtcactaCGGGGGAAGAGGGCACCACAGGGCCAGTGGTGGCACTGGTTCAG TCGTccgtccagcagcagcaggtcaacAGTCTGCAGAGCTTCATTGGAAACACAGTGAGAGTctccttcatcatcttcatacCTGCAGTGATGCTCACAGCTGCTTATA gacTTTGGAGGACTAACCAGAGATCAGACACTGACAGGAGGCCGAACCAATCAGacgaggaggagcaggaggacagcTATGTGTAG